The following DNA comes from Brassica oleracea var. oleracea cultivar TO1000 chromosome C5, BOL, whole genome shotgun sequence.
AATCAGAGTACAGTGGGCAATCTATACCAGTTAGTGGTCTTGCTTACTTGATCACAGCTCCAGCAAAGTAAATGTTCAATTACTAATGTCCCCATCAACACAATGATAACTCAGTTTTCAGTTCTCTGAATATATGTTTTCTATGGTTACAGCTTCGCCGAGATGGCAGCTCATCCGTTCCATGCTCTGTTCTATATCGTCTTCATGCTCACCGCTTGTGCCCTATTCTCAAAGACTTGGATTGAAGTCTCCGGGTCTTCTGCTAGAGACGTAGCCAAGCAGCTCAAGGTATTGTTGAAACCCGATTCCATTGACAAAAAGTTTTTTAACACTGTCCAGGTCTGGGAACTCACTTGATTGGAATATAAAAAAATGATTAGGAACAACAAATGGGTGATGCTGGGACACAAAGAGTCTAACTTGCAGAAGGAGCTGAACCGTATATCCCAACGGCAGCTGCTTTTGGACACTCACTGTTTTGGCAGATTTCATGGGAGCCATTGGGTCAGGGACTGGAATCTTACTAGCTGTGACACGATTATATATCAGTACTTCGAAACTTTTGAGAAGGAAAAAGCGAGTGAGCTTGGCTTCTTTGGCTTCTGAATGAATCGAGTCTTGTAAAAGATTAAATTTTGTTGAGACTAGTGAGAAACTCTTATGTGTCCACTGTAAGGTTCAATAGACGATCAAACTGGTATATACTTTTTGATTAACCAACAGATTTACCTCCGTTAGTACGTTAAGTTCTGTGTTATTATTTTCCTACAATATTTACACACTGGTACCCTTTTAACATGTTTGACAAAGAACAGAGAGATCTTAACATGTAACCTTTTGAAAGGAAAAGAAAATCATTAAGTAGTTCTATTCCTACCTTGACATATGAAGCATATTATTTTTGACTCAGTTCATGTTCTATGCCAACCTTGACAGTCTTTCCATATGGTGGTGGCACAGACTCAGTATTCCTTCATGGCTTTGCGACATCGAATCGAATACTATATTTATTTGGCGATCCTGACTTTGAGATTTAGTATCGAATGCCACCTCAAGCTAGGGCAACTTCCTCACACCTCAATTGACATAGGCTTAATAGTCTTATATGTCAATAAATTATGATCCATATCAGCAACACAAAATAAAGTGAACACTTTTAAATCCAAAACAATAATGTTCATGAAATGTGATGAGATTTTGAGAGAAAAAATTGTCAAGAGTGCTGCTTTTGTTCTTTCAAAACAATTAATTAAATAGGAAATTCTCTTAAGAACATTTTGGTGGGATATGAAAATTTCCCAAAGCCGGCACAAATATTAGAGAAATTCTTGGGTTCACCTCTAGATTCACCAACCAATAGTGTTTGAGTATTTGATATTTGATATCTTTTAAAAAATGAAACAAAATTGAATTTACGAATAAGATTATATTATTTAAATAAAACAATAAAAATACATAAAAATAGTTACAAAAAATAAATAAATAAATATTGATAAACTTTTAGCAAAATACTAAATCCTATACCCTAAATCCTAAACTTCAAACTCTAAATTCTAAACCAAAAATCTTGGATAAACCGTAAACCATTAGAAAATTTTAAACCCTAAATCATACATCAAAAACTAAATCTTAATAACACTAAACCCTAAACCCTTGGATAAATCCTGGACCCTTGGATAAATCATAAACTCTAAATAAAAAATATTTAAAATTAAACCCTATAGTTTATGATTTATCCAAGGGTTTAGAGTTTACCCAAGGGTTTAGGGTTTACCCAAGGGTTTAGGATTTAGTGATTAGGATTTAGGGTTTAGTGTTAGTAAAATTTAGTTTTTAATGTATGATTTAGGGTTTAAGATTTTCCAACGGTTTAGAGTTTATCCAAAGTTTAAAGTTTGATGTTTAGGGTTTAGGGTTTAAGATTTAGGGTATAGGGTTTAGTATTTTGCTGAAGATTTAACAATATTAATTAATTTATTTTTTGTAACTATTTTTATGTATTTTTATTATTTTATTTTAAAAATATAATATAATTTGGATATTCAATTTTATTTTATTTTTTAAAAGATATCAAATATCAAATACTCAAACACTATTGGTTGGAGGTTCACCCCTAAGAATTTCTCCAAATATTATATATCTCAAGACTCCGGTAATGCTTGCCTAATATTTTGGTAGTGAAACCTTCTAGACGAATGAGAGAGACCTAAGCATTGGCCCCAAGAATCTAAGTACAGTATTGTCGCGGTTTAGCTAACCCAAAAAAAAAACCGACTCCGGTAGGAAGATAAACTTGGTAGTTGTTTAATTCAGTGTAGAAGAGTCGAATCGTAGGGTTTTAGAAAAAAAGGTTTACTCTTCTCCATCGTCGCGCATCTGCAACTCGGAGTAAACTTACAGAAATGCCTCGAGTCATCTCCAACGAGACCCTCGGCTGCCCTCCGATCCGTACTTTAACCTTTGATTCTCTCGGCTTAATCAAAGGTCCCCACTTTCCCTCCCTCCTTTTCTCTCAGGCTGAGGAACTATATACTGAAGCTATTTTTTTTTTCAATGCGATGTTGCAGTGACTGAAGCTCGAGGTAAAGAGAGAGGCACCCCGACTGTAGTCAACACATGGGGGGAGATGAATGCTTCCAGATGCGTTCTTGCCGCTTCCATGGATGACCGTCTAAACAACCCGGTAAAACAAAAAAAGGTTTCATCCTTTTAATGCTTATGATGAGCTCTGCTTGAAGCTTAGTTGAAAAGCTCATCACTTTTTGTATTCTTTTAATTGCAGCTTTTGGCTGTGGCGAGAAAAGATGGCAACGTATGTGTTAATCCTTACTCTTAAGCTATCTGTAATTTGTAACTTTTCTCCGTAGCCGAGCTAACTAGCTATGTCCGTTTTATAGGTTGAGGTTCTTAATCCTTGTAATGGTGATCTTCACTTTGCATACTCTGTGTTTGGTGATAACGAAATCTCCGGCCTGCACTTATTCAGAAAGCAAAAAGAAGATCAAACTGAAAAGTATGTAACAGTTTCTTCAACCTATCACCAGTTAATTTTGTGCTGTGATTGACGTTTCTCAACAAAACTTGGTGTTATTAGGTCTTGCACATTGCTTACATGCACGAGAAAGGGAGATGTGAGCCTCAGAACAGTTCAGTTTCCTGATGCACGTGCTGATTCTTCAGATGACGCTGCTCCCAAAACTTGGAAAGCATGTGGTTCTGGTGAACTATTGGTTGGTAAAGTGGACGGGACTGAGAACTTCGGCTTGTTCGGAGGGTTAGTAGCTAAAAACTTTGTTCGTTATATCTAGGTTTGGTTTGAAACAAGTGTTTAATGCAGGAAACGTGTTGAAGTCAATATATGGGATCTTGAACAATGTACTAAGATCTGGAGCGCAAAATCTGTGAGTTTCTTCTCAACCAAAGCCTTCAGTTAATGTCTCTTTCTAACCAATCTCTGCTTGGTGCAGCCTCCCAAAGACAATCTCGGGATCTTCACGCCAACCTGGTTCACTTGTGCTGCATTCATGAGCAACGAAGATCACCGTAAATTTGTCACTGGAACCAAGTCTCACCAGGTTAATACAATCAATGAAGTTTCTTTTCTTACTGCCACCAGATTTTTATCGCTGTGTCCAGGTTACTCACTATTTTTCTTGAGACAGGTTCGTCTTTATGATGTTTCTGCTCAACGTAGACCGGTCATGTCCTTTGATTTCCATGAGACTGCTATTACAGCAATCACCGAAGACCCAGACGGTCATACTGTCTATGTCGGGAATGCTTCTGCTGACCTCGCTGCCTTTGATATACGAACAGGTTGGTTGATTGATTCTCTCTACAAACGTACCATCGTAAAACAATGTTGCTGTATCGAAAAGGTAATTAATCAGTCAATAATCTCTGTTGCAGGAAAGCTGTTGGGAAGCTTTTTAGGAAAGTGTTCTGGAAGCATAAGATCAGTTGTTAGACATCCACATCATCAAGTGATAGCTTCTTGCGGTAAGATGCTTTCTGTTGCGCACAACTTCAAAATCCATATGCGTTTCAGCAATCTCATGTGTGTTTTGTTTTACTGGCTTGTTCAGGGCTAGACCGATATCTACGGGTTTATGACGTGAAGACACGTCAACTCATCTCTGCGGTACGCTCTTTGACATGGAAGGTGTGATGTGTTTTGGGTTAATCAGAAATCATGTTTCACTCATCACACTGTTTTGTTCCAGGTTTTCTTGAAGCAGCATCTTACAGGTCTCGTCTTTGACTCAGGCTTTAGTGGAGAAGGTTAGTTCTTCTTTTGGCCGTTGACGTTATCACATACGTTAGTATGTTTGTTGATTTGATTCTTTATGGTCGAGGCAGAGATAGCCGTCGCAAACACGGTGGTTGAGGCTGAAACAGAAGAGACCATGGAGCAGGAAGGTCAAGAAGAAGAGAATGGTGATGAAACAGAGGAGGCTCCTGTGAAGAGAAAGAAGTCAAAGAAAGAGAAACGTAGTAGAGAAAAAGTCTCTGAGGGTGAAGAGATAGACAAGCTAAGAAGCAAGAAGACTAGTTTTCTAAGTTTTTTTCCAAAAACATTGCTTTTGTACTTGCTTTTCTAATCTGAGCTATAGTTTTGAACAACACTTCAACGAAGAGTTTTGATTCAACCTCCACGTGTAATTCATACTCTGAAAAGTTAACAATGTCCATTAAGAAGGTAAAGCACTTCTTAAACAACAATGCTGCATCATTCTCCCTGTTAGATTGTAACAACTAACAATAGGGAGAAACCAAATACCAACCCTGTCTATTTTCGTTTTTTCAAGTGTCACTGTCTATGTAATTTCCTGAACTTTGACACTCTTACAAAATTTGTCCGGTTCTGCTCAAGCCGGAAGCTTCAGTTTAGTATTGGTTTTCCAGCTAGAATGAAACAGAAAGGGATACGAAGTCAGTCAGTCGCTATAAAAGATTTGGAGAGATTTCAGACTGGTGAGGTTTATTTACCTCAAGTAGTAGTAGTAGAAGAAATCCGCATAGAGAGCAGTTTGGACAAGACCGGACACACAAGCTGGAAAATTGCAAATATGTCAACAACCAAATAGTGTAGAATGTAATTTGGTGCTTCTTTGTTGAAACATTGTTTACCGATCCATCTAGTGAAATGATCTTCTGTGAAATATCGATAGATCCAGTTGATGATATATAATCCACGATACGCCCTGCAGGTTAAGTTATTTCCCACTCAGACTCCCGTACAAACAAAATGCATAACAAAAGTAATCCTGTCTGATCTCTTTCATATATATATATAAAAACAGCATAACCTCAAACTTATAAGGAAAACGGTTGTATAGACTTTTGAGATACAGGTACTGATTTTAAGAGTCTTTGTGTTTCTCATTGATCAATTTAACAAGTGACAGACACGGTATGTCAAGAAGAAAGAGAACAATTCTAAACAAACCCAACATATCATATTACAATAACATCATTGCAGGACCAGGTAATAGTCATATGCTATATCAACAGTCAGTTCCAAAATGTGAAGCCAGTAGATCAAGCAAGCAAAAACATATATCTGGAAAGAATACGTACCCAAGAAAGAGAACATATTGTCCAGTCAAATTGTCCACATTCCCACTTCTCTGTAGCATAACCAACTGGGGAAGGATAGCAACTGCCTCCAAGTATATTGAAAAGGCCCAGAACACCTACAATGATTCCAAATTCAAATGATGAGCATATTGCACTACGATTCTCACTATCAATACACACAGGGCACATTGTTGCAATACTACTTCAAAATATAGCTCGGAGTGAAGGCAGTTGCAAAGATAAAAGTTTTACGAGGGCACATTCGCTAAATGTTTTTGGTGATTTGAATAAAGAGTTACTATAGTTGAATCTGACAAGATAATCAAAGAACATTTTGACAAGAAAAGTAACATCGAGATGCTGGTCACATAAAGCCATGTCCACCTTCTGGAAGTAAATTTTATCATACTAACACATGTAGTACAAATTTTTAAACAAGCTTTAGCAGCAAAGTTTCAAATAAGACTATAAAATACAGAGTCCAAATCAGTTCAGAAAGGAGTTCTGATCAATTCTTTCTACCAACAGCCAAGAACATTAAATGATATAACATATCCATCATAATCACCAAAGCACTTGGTGTTTAAGAAATGGTTAAGCAGTATGACGATCACCATATCTAAGTGTGAACGAATGAACCATAAAGAAGTAAACCTTTCGGTGCCAATTACCACCTAAACTATGGTTGAGGTATTCGCTTTTGCACGTCTCTACAAACTATAAGTACAAAAGCATGAGAAGCTCAGGTGAGAATACCTCTTGGAATGTGAATATCTCATGCAGGAGAAGCGCCAACACAAAACATGCTAACACAACGTACTGATGACGAAATGTATCAAGGTCCTTATCGTACGACTTCCGGACAAGTGGATGCCTACGCATACACCAAACGATAGCCAGCGAGCTAGCAATGAAGACAACCTTCATCACGCTGTTGTAGAGAGACACGTAATCCGTGAACAGATCCAAGTACCGAGTCAAGAACACAAGCGCATATAGCTCCTGCGTCTTCAGAGAGATTCCTACCCAATCCAAAATTCAAATTCATATGAGCATTTCCACTCCGTAAATCATCATTTCGCATTCTTCCATCAAACCTAATCTAAAATGAGATAAATCGATCATTCATTCATACGAGCTCGAATAGGATTGATATAAGATTTGCATTGTAAACGATAACTAACAGGTCAAAGCAATGCGAGATTGTCTTCGAAAGCATACACAAGGGAAGAGAACTCACCGGCGCAGGATTTCGTCGCGTAGATTTTGAGGAGAAGGATTAAGATACTCATCAAGTGAGTCATATCGCCGGCGAATCTAAAGATATTCATCGTTGACCAGAAGACGAAGGAGACGGACTCGACGACGATAACAGTATTTTCCGGGAATCCAGAAACCCAGAGCGAGAAAGAGAGAGGTTGCACGTTTCAGGTTTTTCTGATGACGTGGCAATCCTTAACGTCTGCGCTCACTTACTAAACCTCCAAAACAGGTCCTTCTCGATTCGATTAATTGCTAATTGTTTCCTAAATTGGATAAATAATTACCAATAGCTTTTTTAAGTGGAAAGTTGGTGTTATCTGCTACGTCGCACCGTCTTAAAGTAGAATGCGCCAGCTTTTTATGGGTCTATATTGCATCAAATTACGCCATGTGTCCAACCAACAGTGATGTGGCAGCTACGTACGTACTCATGGTGTGGAGGTCTTAACATATTTTAGTTACTCGTGCTCCACGTGTTCTATATAATTTTAAAAAGCAGTTACAGATGTCTCGGTTAGTTAGATGGACCGGCTCGGCTAATAGCTGTTTATTAATGGATATGGGCCTTTCAGTTATTATTTATTAAGCCCTCATACAAGTATTTTCATAAAATAAATCATCAAACAGTTTTAGAAACAATTTTTATGGTGCATATTATTTTGAATAGTTGTATGTTTTCACACTAGTTCACACTAGCATTACAAACTATGACATAGATGATTTTATAACCGATTTTTTTTTTTTTTTTTTTTTTTTTTTTTTTTTTTTATGATAATTCATGTCTGACGACACCCTTTTAAATCGGGATAGTTTTACATGTACCATACTGAAACACTTATATAAGTCTTTTTGTGTAATGTGTACATTCCGCTTTTTTCCAAGACTCAAAAATCATATTTTTTACATCATTTGTTTTATTTTAATTTCTATTTAAGATTTTTTGCATACGATAGTACAAATATTTATATAATTTATCTTGATTATATAGAAGTAGCATTAAATAAAACTAGTTCAACCCATAAAAAAAATACAGTATTTGGTAATTGGTTATAAATTTCAAATGACAATAAATATCATCTAGAATAGAATAGTGAAAACATCGCTTATTTAGTTATTTTACGACATAAAATATTCTTTTAAACACCAAATAAATTAAAACAGAGGGAGTGATATAAAAACTTTAATGAAGCCTCAATAAAACCAAACCACTGAACCGAAAGGGTCCTATTGTTGTCTTTTAATGTGTTTTTTTTTCGTGGGAACAAGTTGTGTCAAGGGTTAATTAGCCAACTAATCTTAGTGAAATTGGAATATAGGTTTACCAAGTCGTTAAAAAATATGAGCGGTATATGTTTTTCACAAGTTACTTGTGATTTGCGTATACATATTAGGTAAAAACTATGTTTATTTTCCCCATATACTTGGTTTACGTGTACATAATAAGTAGACAACTATTTTTGTTTTTCCATATACTTGGTATACTTAGTTTTTTTTTTTGAAGCTCTTTTACTATTAAAATGTACTTGGTATACTTAGTTACTTGGTTCTATATGTGAAATTACGAACATTTTGTCCTACTTTTTCTGAATTTGGATTTTCTGTGCTATTCCGCTGAATCAAATCAGAATGGTATTCAGTGACTCACTTCGACGTTCAAAACTTCGTTTTTTCTGGGAAGAGTCAAACATGAATGACGTCGAACGTGATGACTCATGAACTATGGGACACGTAAAACTAAACATGTTTTTCTTTATCGTTAGTCAAATAAAACTAATACAGCAAGGCATGACTAATGCTTCTTCGGTAGATACCGTGGTCGGTCCGATTTTGCTCCTTTTATTATGATTTTCAAAATCAACTGTATCATTTTCGCATAATGATTTTTATTAGTAGAAACTGGGGATTAGCAAAATAATAAACGATGATAATGTAAATGCTTTTAGAATGGTTCATGACTTGATTACTGTGACACCCCGATTTACATAATAAAATGTTACGATAAATAAATAGCTCTGATACCAAAATGTGACACCCGTCACTTTCGAAATATAATAAATAGATTAAAGCGGAAATAAAATAATAATACAACTCAAATAATAATAATAATTTCCACCATAATATAAAAGTCAATACGATAGCATAACGCCAAAAGGCCCGATAACGATAACATCCGAAATATAAAATACGACATAAACCGAAAGTCTGAAATAGGAATAACATAAACGATAAAAGTCCAAAGGCCTAAAGACCCGATAAAGATAAAAGCGGTAAAAGCGATAGAAGCCCAAAAGCCCAATAGCACCGGTCCGATAATCACTCCTGCTCGTCGGTCTCACCTGAAAGGGGGAAAGAAGGAGGGGTGAGCAACAGGGGAGTTGCCCAGCGAGGTATGGGATGCTAAACCGCAAACCACAGACTGAGTTCATAGCACTACTAAAATGTAGGCCTAGCTCTAGCATGAAACAANNNNNNNNNNNNNNNNNNNNNNNNNNNNNNNNNNNNNNNNNNNNNNNNNNNNNNNNNNNNNNNNNNNNNNNNNNNNNNNNNNNNNNNNNNNNNNNNNNNNNNNNNNNNNNNNNNNNNNNNNNNNNNNNNNNNNNNNNNNNNNNNNNNNNNNNNNNNNNNNNNNNNNNNNNNNNNNNNNNNNNNNNNNNNNNNNNNNNNNNNNNNNNNNNNNNNNNNNNNNNNNNNNNNNNNNNNNNNNNNNNNNNNNNNNNNNNNNNNNNNNNNNNNNNNNNNNNNNNNNNNNNNNNNNNNNNNNNNNNNNNNNNNNNNNNNNNNNNNNNNNNNNNNNNNNNNNNNNNNNNNNNNNNNNNNNNNNNNNNNNNNNNNNNNNNNNNNNNNNNNNNNNNNNNNNNNNNNNNNNNNNNNNNNNNNNNNNNNNNNNNNNNNNNNNNNNNNNNNNNNNNNNNNNNNNNNNNNNNNNNNNNNNNNNNNNNNNNNNNNNNNNNNNNNNNNNNNNNNNNNNNNNNNNNNNNNNNNNNNNNNNNNNNNNNNNNNNNNNNNNNNNNNNNNNNNNNNNNNNNNNNNNNNNNNNNNNNNNNNNNNNNNNNNNNNNNNNNNNNNNNNNNNNNNNNNNNNNNNNNNNNNNNNNNNNNNNNNNNNNNNNNNNNNNNNNNNNNNNNNNNNNNNNNNNNNNNNNNNNNNNNNNNNNNNNNNNNNNNNNNNNNNNNNNNNNNNNNNNNNNNNNNNNNNNNNNNNNNNNNNNNNNNNNNNNNNNNNNNNNNNNNNNNNNNNNNNNNNNNNNNNNNNNNNNNNNNNNNNNNNNNNNNNNNNNNNNNNNNNNNNNNNNNNNNNNNNNNNNNNNNNNNNNNNNNNNNNNNNNNNNNNNNNNNNNNNNNNNNNNNNNNNNNNNNNNNNNNNNNNNNNNNNNNNNNNNNNNNNNNNNNNNNNNNNNNNNNNNNNNNNNNNNNNNNNNNNNNNNNNNNNNNNNNNNNNNNNNNNNNNNNNNNNNNNNNNNNNNNNNNNNNNNNNNNNNNNNNNNNNNNNNNNNNNNNNNNNNNNNNNNNNNNNNNNNNNNNNNNNNNNNNNNNNNNNNNNNNNNNNNNNNNNNNNNNNNNNNNNNNNNNNNNNNNNNNNNNNNNNNNNNNNNNNNNNNNNNNNNNNNNNNNNNNNNNNNNNNNNNNNNNNNNNNNNNNNNNNNNNNNNNNNNNNNNNNNNNNNNNNNNNNNNNNNNNNNNNNNNNNNNNNNNNNNNNNNNNNNNNNNNNNNNNNNNNNNNNNNNNNNNNNNNNNNNNNNNNNNNNNNNNNNNNNNNNNNNNNNNNNNNNNNNNNNNNNNNNNNNNNNNNNNNNNNNNNNNNNNNNNNNNNNNNNNNNNNNNNNNNNNNNNNNNNNNNNNNNNNNNNNNNNNNNNNNNNNNNNNNNNNNNNNNNNNNNNNNNNNNNNNNNNNNNNNNNNNNNNNNNNNNNNNNNNNNNNNNNNNNNNNNNNNNNNNNNNNNNNNNNNNNNNNNNNNNNNNNNNNNNNNNNNNNNNNNNNNNNNNNNNNNNNNNNNNNNNNNNNNNNNNNNNNNNNNNNNNNNNNNNNNNNNNNNNNNNNNNNNNNNNNNNNNNNNNNNNNNNNNNNNNNNNNNNNNNNNNNNNNNNNNNNNNNNNNNNNNNNNNNNNNNNNNNNNNNNNNNNNNNNNNNNNNNNNNNNNNNNNNNNNNNNNNNNNNNNNNNNNNNNNNNNNNNNNNNNNNNNNNNNNNNNNNNNNNNNNNNNNNNNNN
Coding sequences within:
- the LOC106343829 gene encoding WD repeat-containing protein 74-like isoform X2, whose translation is MPRVISNETLGCPPIRTLTFDSLGLIKVTEARGKERGTPTVVNTWGEMNASRCVLAASMDDRLNNPLLAVARKDGNVEVLNPCNGDLHFAYSVFGDNEISGLHLFRKQKEDQTEKSCTLLTCTRKGDVSLRTVQFPDARADSSDDAAPKTWKACGSGELLVGKVDGTENFGLFGGKRVEVNIWDLEQCTKIWSAKSPPKDNLGIFTPTWFTCAAFMSNEDHRKFVTGTKSHQVRLYDVSAQRRPVMSFDFHETAITAITEDPDGHTVYVGNASADLAAFDIRTGKLLGSFLGKCSGSIRSVVRHPHHQVIASCGLDRYLRVYDVKTRQLISAVFLKQHLTGLVFDSGFSGEEIAVANTVVEAETEETMEQEGQEEENGDETEEAPVKRKKSKKEKRSREKVSEGEEIDKLRSKKTSFLSFFPKTLLLYLLF
- the LOC106343829 gene encoding WD repeat-containing protein 74-like isoform X1, which gives rise to MPRVISNETLGCPPIRTLTFDSLGLIKVTEARGKERGTPTVVNTWGEMNASRCVLAASMDDRLNNPVKQKKLLAVARKDGNVEVLNPCNGDLHFAYSVFGDNEISGLHLFRKQKEDQTEKSCTLLTCTRKGDVSLRTVQFPDARADSSDDAAPKTWKACGSGELLVGKVDGTENFGLFGGKRVEVNIWDLEQCTKIWSAKSPPKDNLGIFTPTWFTCAAFMSNEDHRKFVTGTKSHQVRLYDVSAQRRPVMSFDFHETAITAITEDPDGHTVYVGNASADLAAFDIRTGKLLGSFLGKCSGSIRSVVRHPHHQVIASCGLDRYLRVYDVKTRQLISAVFLKQHLTGLVFDSGFSGEEIAVANTVVEAETEETMEQEGQEEENGDETEEAPVKRKKSKKEKRSREKVSEGEEIDKLRSKKTSFLSFFPKTLLLYLLF
- the LOC106343830 gene encoding ER lumen protein-retaining receptor A-like, which produces MNIFRFAGDMTHLMSILILLLKIYATKSCAGISLKTQELYALVFLTRYLDLFTDYVSLYNSVMKVVFIASSLAIVWCMRRHPLVRKSYDKDLDTFRHQYVVLACFVLALLLHEIFTFQEVFWAFSIYLEAVAILPQLVMLQRSGNVDNLTGQYVLFLGAYRGLYIINWIYRYFTEDHFTRWIACVSGLVQTALYADFFYYYYLSWKTNTKLKLPA